GCAGCTGGCGCTTGATTTCATCCAAGCCTTTATTCAGCATTTCCCGGTTCCGCCGCAGTCCGGCATAACGCACCATAGCCTTTTGCAGCTTGAGCCGCCGTTCTACAATCGCCTGTGCAGGAGCTTCCACCCTTGCCTGATGATAGGCTGAGGGTAGGTTATCCCGGTCAAGCGGCGGCAGCTGACGGATGCGTTCAATGATCCGGCGGCCGAACACTACGGCTTCCGACAAAGAGTTGCTGGCCAACCGGTTGGCTCCCTGCACACCAGTAGAGGATACCTCACCACAGGCAAACAGGCGGGCAACCGTGCTCTCTCCGCTCAGGTCGGTCTTCACGCCCCCCATCATATAATGCGCAGCAGGAGCCACCGGAATCCAGTCACTTGTAATATCCAGCCCGTAGCTCATGCAGGTCGCATAAATGGTCGGAAAGCGGTGTTTAACCATATCCGACGGTTCATGCGTAATATCCAGATAGACAAAGGTTGATTTGGTCAATTCCATCTCGCTTACAATGGCACGGGCAACAATATCCCGCGGGGCCAGCTCCTGCAGCTCATGATAACGTTCCATGAACCGCTCACCGTTAATGTTCCGCAGGACCGCCCCTTCTCCCCGCACAGCTTCTGAGATCAGGAAGCGCGGAGCGCCAGGATAGCTGAGTGCTGTCGGATGAAACTGGATGAACTCCATATCACGGATATGGGCACCGGCACGGTAAGCAATAGCTACTCCATCTCCGGTGGCCACCTCAGGATTGGTCGTGTAACGGTATAGCTGTCCTGCTCCGCCGGAGCATAGGATGGTTGCATCTGCCTGAAGGAACAACCTTCCGCCGTCAGGC
The window above is part of the Paenibacillus sp. FSL H8-0048 genome. Proteins encoded here:
- the nadB gene encoding L-aspartate oxidase yields the protein MIPQYLVDFDLQGLPVVKTDCLVIGSGIAGLFTAIKASEDRKVIMITKKTVMESNTRYAQGGIAAVISEDDSPAYHRQDTLMAGAGLNSSAAVDVLVNEGPEGVRELIRLGTIFDKENGVLALTQEGAHSHRRILHANGDATGYEIVRALAEQAARHENIETWDDHYVIDLITEGGECLGALVQQPDGGRLFLQADATILCSGGAGQLYRYTTNPEVATGDGVAIAYRAGAHIRDMEFIQFHPTALSYPGAPRFLISEAVRGEGAVLRNINGERFMERYHELQELAPRDIVARAIVSEMELTKSTFVYLDITHEPSDMVKHRFPTIYATCMSYGLDITSDWIPVAPAAHYMMGGVKTDLSGESTVARLFACGEVSSTGVQGANRLASNSLSEAVVFGRRIIERIRQLPPLDRDNLPSAYHQARVEAPAQAIVERRLKLQKAMVRYAGLRRNREMLNKGLDEIKRQLPIFRTKLTTREEYEFANMLTCCLLITESALAREESRGAHYREDYPLRSDAQWQKHLLQIRELGIVEELSDDV